A region of Deinococcus rubellus DNA encodes the following proteins:
- a CDS encoding FAD-binding oxidoreductase, which produces MSLFNRRKPEKLGLTTNSSVSKPRSTDAPHGPLALELTRLLGPQKVLSAPAERLNYGYDAILVGKTPLCVVLAESTADVVTAVRVAKAAGVPIVGRGAASGLSGGAAPLVESLVISFTRMTRLDIFAERREARAQAGVITLAVSEAARPHGLVYPPDPASFRTSTIGGNLGENAGGPMCFKYGVSGDYVKGLQFVDVDGDVHELTRDAYDLAGLLIGSEGTLGFITEATLRLVTPPKFTRTLMSHFAEVGQAAEAVSRSIAAGAVPAKLEFMDRACTNAVEDYLNIGLPRGAEAVLLVDTDGEDLATVEEELALVEAACQQHGGSVRRAEGELESAALWRARRSISPALGRIRPQRMNEDIVVPRSALPEVVREIRALGEASGFHLVQFGHIGDGNLHPNILFDPRRESSEKVHELAYQVALVALRHGGVLSGEHGIGAMKRAFMRDAVDPVTLDALWAVKRALDPQERLNPGKVLPGDTDLPHGSAYARP; this is translated from the coding sequence ATGAGCCTGTTTAACCGCCGCAAGCCAGAGAAACTGGGATTGACGACCAACTCTTCAGTCAGCAAGCCGCGATCCACCGACGCGCCGCACGGCCCACTGGCCCTGGAGCTGACCCGCCTACTGGGGCCGCAGAAGGTGCTGAGCGCCCCCGCCGAGCGCCTCAACTACGGCTACGACGCCATTCTGGTGGGCAAGACGCCGCTGTGCGTGGTGCTGGCCGAGAGCACCGCCGATGTCGTGACCGCCGTCAGGGTGGCGAAGGCGGCGGGCGTGCCGATTGTCGGGCGCGGAGCGGCCAGCGGGCTCAGCGGCGGCGCGGCCCCCCTGGTGGAATCGCTGGTCATCTCGTTTACCCGCATGACCCGGCTCGACATTTTTGCCGAGCGGCGAGAAGCCCGCGCCCAGGCTGGAGTCATTACCCTGGCAGTCAGCGAGGCGGCCCGGCCACACGGTCTGGTGTATCCGCCCGACCCGGCCAGCTTCCGAACCAGCACCATCGGCGGCAACCTCGGCGAGAACGCGGGCGGGCCGATGTGCTTCAAGTACGGCGTCAGCGGCGACTACGTGAAGGGCTTGCAGTTCGTGGACGTGGACGGTGACGTGCATGAATTGACCCGCGACGCCTACGATCTGGCAGGGCTGCTGATCGGCTCGGAGGGCACCCTGGGGTTCATTACCGAGGCGACCTTGCGGCTGGTGACGCCGCCCAAATTCACCCGCACCCTGATGAGCCATTTCGCGGAGGTCGGGCAGGCTGCCGAGGCCGTGTCGCGCTCAATCGCAGCGGGGGCGGTTCCGGCCAAGCTGGAATTCATGGACCGGGCCTGCACCAACGCCGTCGAGGACTACCTGAACATCGGGCTGCCGCGAGGGGCCGAGGCGGTGCTGCTGGTCGATACCGACGGCGAGGATCTGGCGACGGTGGAAGAGGAACTGGCACTGGTGGAGGCGGCCTGCCAGCAGCACGGCGGCAGCGTACGCCGCGCCGAGGGCGAGCTGGAGAGTGCCGCGCTATGGCGGGCCCGGCGCAGCATCTCCCCTGCCCTGGGCCGCATCCGACCGCAGCGCATGAACGAGGACATCGTCGTGCCGCGCAGCGCTCTTCCCGAGGTGGTGCGCGAGATCCGGGCGCTGGGCGAGGCGTCGGGCTTTCATCTGGTGCAGTTCGGACACATCGGCGACGGCAACCTGCACCCCAATATCCTGTTTGACCCCAGACGGGAAAGCAGCGAGAAGGTGCATGAGCTGGCCTATCAGGTGGCGCTGGTGGCCCTGCGGCACGGCGGGGTGCTGAGCGGCGAACACGGCATCGGCGCGATGAAGCGGGCTTTCATGCGCGACGCGGTGGACCCGGTGACGCTGGACGCCCTGTGGGCCGTGAAGCGGGCACTCGACCCCCAGGAGCGGCTAAATCCGGGGAAGGTCTTGCCCGGCGACACTGACCTGCCACACGGGAGCGCCTATGCCCGTCCTTGA
- a CDS encoding FAD-binding oxidoreductase translates to MPVLDLSAADQTLIASGDTPLLDVYAALPAGLYPPFPPAELPGGLSGLLQRGGFAQNFFFAGEILGVTFRAPSGRVVRAGGRVVKNVQGYDLTRLFVGSFGLLGEALDVTLRLRPGLAVRHLARPGSLAEVSGSRARFVWEVEGLVNLLHFGHAHEVETVLNAFGGEDVDAPADLRPLFPAGMVPGENGPADVLQARDLRFGWVSGTAVPDAPPLFAKVAAAL, encoded by the coding sequence ATGCCCGTCCTTGATCTGAGCGCCGCCGACCAGACCCTGATCGCCAGCGGGGACACGCCACTGCTGGACGTCTACGCCGCGCTCCCGGCGGGCCTCTATCCTCCTTTTCCACCTGCCGAACTGCCGGGCGGTCTGAGCGGCCTGTTGCAACGCGGCGGTTTCGCCCAGAACTTCTTCTTCGCGGGCGAAATCCTGGGTGTCACCTTCCGGGCCCCCAGCGGGCGCGTCGTCCGGGCGGGCGGGCGGGTGGTCAAGAATGTGCAGGGCTACGACCTGACCCGGCTGTTCGTCGGCTCGTTCGGGCTTCTGGGCGAGGCGCTGGACGTGACCTTGCGGCTGCGCCCCGGTCTGGCGGTCCGGCACCTCGCGCGGCCCGGCTCGCTGGCCGAGGTGTCCGGCAGCCGCGCCCGCTTCGTCTGGGAAGTCGAGGGACTCGTCAACCTGCTGCACTTCGGCCACGCCCACGAGGTGGAGACTGTGCTGAATGCCTTCGGCGGCGAGGACGTGGACGCGCCCGCTGACCTGCGCCCACTCTTTCCAGCGGGCATGGTGCCGGGGGAGAACGGCCCGGCTGACGTTCTCCAGGCGCGCGATCTGCGCTTCGGCTGGGTCAGCGGGACGGCGGTGCCGGACGCGCCGCCGCTGTTCGCGAAGGTGGCGGCGGCGCTGTAG
- a CDS encoding alpha-hydroxy-acid oxidizing protein: MTKQSGMGPGRGRMRQTGIYLRGLGGETPAVPVQVAALQDAARRKLAAADFAYIAGGAGAERTLRANLAAFERVQLLPRMLSGQRERDLSVKLPWQTLASPLLLAPIGVLEAAHPQADLAVARAAAAEDVPFVFSSQASVPMEDCAAAMGDSARWFQLYWSTDDEVTQSFIRRAEACGAAALVLTLDTTLLGWRPRDLDLGSLPFLRGQGLAQYLSDPVFRSRLGERLPPAPAAPPATPALLRTAAQLRAAGKRFGLSFREVQNAAARFTATYTRPDLSWDDISRLRQWTRLPIVLKGILHPDDAREAEQRGVDGLIVSNHGGRQLDGAVASLDALPGVVAAAAGLPVLLDSGVRTGSDVAKALALGAQAVLLGRPYVYGLALGGEAGVREVIQNVLAEFDLTLGLLGVGAARELGPQHLASTSSGQETLS; the protein is encoded by the coding sequence GTGACAAAGCAGTCGGGCATGGGGCCAGGGCGCGGCAGAATGCGCCAGACCGGGATTTATCTGCGGGGCCTGGGCGGCGAGACGCCAGCCGTACCAGTGCAGGTCGCCGCCTTGCAGGACGCGGCCCGGCGCAAGCTGGCCGCCGCCGACTTCGCCTACATCGCGGGCGGCGCGGGAGCCGAGCGCACCCTGCGGGCCAATCTGGCGGCCTTCGAGAGAGTGCAGCTCCTCCCCCGGATGCTCTCAGGCCAGCGCGAGCGCGACCTCAGCGTCAAGCTGCCCTGGCAGACCCTCGCCTCGCCGCTGCTGCTGGCCCCCATCGGCGTGCTGGAAGCGGCCCATCCCCAGGCCGATCTGGCCGTGGCCCGCGCCGCCGCCGCCGAGGACGTGCCGTTTGTCTTCAGCTCGCAGGCGTCGGTGCCGATGGAGGACTGCGCGGCAGCGATGGGCGACTCGGCGCGCTGGTTTCAGCTGTACTGGAGCACCGACGACGAGGTGACGCAGTCGTTTATCCGGCGGGCCGAGGCCTGCGGCGCAGCGGCGCTGGTGCTGACCCTCGACACCACGCTGCTCGGCTGGCGACCCCGCGACCTCGACCTGGGCAGCCTGCCGTTTTTGCGCGGGCAGGGACTGGCGCAGTACCTCTCCGACCCGGTGTTCCGATCGCGGCTGGGGGAACGGCTGCCGCCCGCCCCGGCTGCGCCGCCCGCCACCCCGGCCCTGCTGCGAACCGCCGCCCAGCTCCGCGCTGCGGGCAAACGCTTCGGCCTGAGTTTCCGGGAGGTGCAGAACGCCGCCGCCCGCTTCACCGCCACCTACACCCGTCCCGATCTGAGCTGGGACGACATCAGCCGCCTGCGCCAGTGGACCCGGCTGCCGATTGTCCTCAAGGGCATCCTGCACCCAGACGACGCCCGCGAGGCCGAGCAGCGCGGCGTGGACGGGTTGATCGTCAGCAACCACGGGGGTCGCCAGCTCGACGGCGCGGTGGCCTCGCTCGACGCTTTGCCGGGCGTGGTGGCGGCGGCTGCAGGCCTGCCAGTGCTGCTCGACAGCGGCGTGCGCACCGGCTCGGACGTGGCCAAGGCGCTGGCCCTGGGCGCGCAGGCTGTCCTGCTGGGCCGCCCCTACGTCTACGGGCTGGCGCTGGGCGGCGAGGCGGGCGTGCGTGAGGTCATCCAGAACGTATTGGCCGAGTTCGACCTGACGCTGGGCCTGCTGGGCGTCGGCGCGGCGCGTGAGCTGGGGCCGCAGCACCTCGCGTCCACGTCGTCAGGCCAGGAAACACTGAGCTAA